The Alicyclobacillus macrosporangiidus CPP55 genome segment GGGTTCGAGTTGCTTGCGCAGCTCGCGACAGCGCTGGGTGGCCAAGTGGGCGCATCCCGGGCCGCGGTGGACCTGGGTTGGATCAGTCACGACCATCAGGTCGGACAGACCGGCACCACGGTTCGGCCCAAGGTCTACATCGCCGCCGGGATCTCTGGCGCCGTACAGCACGTCGTCGGTATGCAGAACGCGGAGTTGATTGTCAGCATCAACAAGGACCCGGACGCGCCCATCCACCGGATCGCCCATTACGCCGTTATCGGCGACTTGTTTGAGGTGATTCCGGCGTTGACCGAAGCTGTGCGAGCGGCCCGAACGAAGGAACACGTCCCGGTCGTGTGAAGGGAGGGGATGCGCGTGAGTGCACCGCGATTCGACGCCATCGTCGTGGGCGCTGGACCTGCTGGCAGCGTGGCCGCTTACACCATGGCCAGCCAAGGCATGCGTGTGGCGTTGATTGAACGGGGGGAGTTTCCGGGCGCTAAGAACGTATTTGGAGGCGTCCTGTATCGCAAACCGCTGGAAGACATCATTCCGGAGTTTTGGAAAGAGGCGCCATTGGAGCGGAAGGTCGTGGAGCAACGTCTGTGGGTACTCGGCAAGGACAGCGTCGTGAGCCTCGGGTACCGGTCGGCGCGGTTTAAGGAACCGCCCAACGCGTGGACGGGGCAGCGCGCCAAGTTCGATGCCTGGTTAGCTGGCAAGGCGGAGCGGGCGGGTGCCATTCCCATCTATGAGACTGTCGCCACGAGCCTCATCCGCGACGGGGAAAAGGTGGTCGGCGTCCGGACCGACCGAGATGAGGGTGATCTCTACGCATCTGTGGTCATCATCGCCGACGGTGTCAACTCCCTTCTGGCCAAATCGTTGGGGGTACACAGGGAGTGGAATCCGGACCAGGTGTCCTTGGCGGTGAAAGAAGTGCTCGCCCTGCCCAAGGACATCATCCAAGCGCGTTTCGGCGTAGAAGAGGGAGACGGGGTGACCATCGAATTGGTCGGCGAGACGTGCGGCATGGCCGGACTCGGGTTCCTCTACACCAATCAGGATACGCTCTCCATCGGGGTCGGTGTCATGGTCAGCGACCTCCGGAAGAAGAAGGTCAAACCGTACCAGGTGCTCGATGGCATCAAGCAACATCCCGAGATTCAGCGCCTCATCGCCGGGGGGGAGACCAAGGAGTATGCCGCGCACCTCATCCCGGAAGGCGGATTCGATGCCATGCCGCCTCTGGCGGGGGACGGCTGGATGATCTGCGGCGACGCGGCCCAGATGGTCAATGCCGCGCACCGGGAGGGTACGGATCTGGCGTTGTTGTCCGGCCGCCTGGCGGGAGAGACGGCGGTGGCCTGCCATGCCACAGGCGACTGGTCCGCCGGGGGTCTCGGGGCATACACCCGGGCGGTGAAGGAGTCCATCATCCACCGCGATCTGAAAAAATACCGCGGCCTGCACGGCCTGCTCTCGGGACCTCAGGTGGAGTTGCTGTTCGGTGCGCTGCCGCAGGCGCTGAACGATGCCGTGTATGAGATGCTGTCGGTGGACGGGGAGAGCAAGCGGGACAAACAGAAACGTGCTGCCGCGCTGTTGCGGGAGGCGGCCGGGGGGACGGCCGGGCTCATCGGCATCGGCTGGCGGGGATGGAGGGCGATGAACGGATGAGCATCGAGGATCGACTGTACGCCGTGCGCTACCGGGTCGACGACAAGAGCCACTTGACCATCCGCGACCAGGCTGTGTGTGAGACGTGCCCGACCAAGG includes the following:
- a CDS encoding FAD-dependent oxidoreductase, with amino-acid sequence MRVSAPRFDAIVVGAGPAGSVAAYTMASQGMRVALIERGEFPGAKNVFGGVLYRKPLEDIIPEFWKEAPLERKVVEQRLWVLGKDSVVSLGYRSARFKEPPNAWTGQRAKFDAWLAGKAERAGAIPIYETVATSLIRDGEKVVGVRTDRDEGDLYASVVIIADGVNSLLAKSLGVHREWNPDQVSLAVKEVLALPKDIIQARFGVEEGDGVTIELVGETCGMAGLGFLYTNQDTLSIGVGVMVSDLRKKKVKPYQVLDGIKQHPEIQRLIAGGETKEYAAHLIPEGGFDAMPPLAGDGWMICGDAAQMVNAAHREGTDLALLSGRLAGETAVACHATGDWSAGGLGAYTRAVKESIIHRDLKKYRGLHGLLSGPQVELLFGALPQALNDAVYEMLSVDGESKRDKQKRAAALLREAAGGTAGLIGIGWRGWRAMNG